The proteins below come from a single Arthrobacter sp. B1I2 genomic window:
- a CDS encoding AAA family ATPase — MTMTIEQAEWFADTFEKLVANVGQAVLGKEHVIRLTFTAMMAEGHVLFEDAPGTGKTSLARALAATVQGSNNRIQFTPDLLPSDVTGVTIYDQKTQKFEFHKGPIFNNIVLADEINRASPKTQSALLEVMEESRVTVDGVTYSAGRPFMVMATQNPIEQAGTYRLPEAQLDRFLIKTSIGYPDHASTVRLLGGNNLRDRSKELSAVITTEAVADMADLAATAHVDTAVLEYISRLCEETRSAPETRLGVSVRGALAMVRAAKVWAAAQGRNFVLPDDIKELAPVVWTHRFVMDPEAEFSGATPEAVLTRILADVAAPQQRTNA; from the coding sequence ATGACCATGACCATCGAGCAGGCCGAGTGGTTTGCCGACACATTCGAAAAGCTGGTTGCCAACGTAGGGCAGGCGGTGCTGGGCAAGGAACACGTCATCCGGCTTACCTTCACCGCCATGATGGCCGAGGGCCACGTCCTGTTCGAGGATGCCCCGGGCACGGGAAAGACCTCCCTGGCCCGGGCCCTCGCCGCGACGGTGCAGGGCTCCAACAACCGCATCCAGTTCACGCCCGACCTGCTGCCGTCGGACGTCACCGGTGTGACCATCTACGACCAGAAAACGCAGAAGTTCGAGTTCCACAAGGGCCCCATCTTCAACAACATCGTCCTGGCCGATGAAATCAACCGCGCCTCGCCCAAGACACAGTCCGCGCTGCTGGAGGTCATGGAGGAATCCCGGGTCACCGTGGACGGAGTCACCTACTCCGCCGGCCGGCCCTTCATGGTCATGGCCACCCAGAACCCGATCGAGCAGGCCGGCACCTACCGCCTGCCCGAAGCCCAGCTGGACCGCTTCCTCATCAAGACCTCCATCGGCTACCCGGACCACGCCTCCACGGTCCGGCTCCTGGGCGGTAACAACCTCAGGGACCGTTCCAAGGAACTGTCGGCCGTCATCACCACCGAGGCGGTGGCGGACATGGCCGATCTCGCCGCCACCGCGCATGTGGACACCGCGGTGCTGGAATACATCTCCCGGCTGTGCGAGGAGACCCGCAGCGCTCCGGAAACCAGGCTGGGCGTCTCCGTCCGGGGTGCCCTGGCCATGGTCCGGGCAGCCAAGGTCTGGGCCGCCGCCCAGGGCAGAAACTTCGTCCTGCCGGATGACATCAAGGAACTGGCACCCGTGGTGTGGACCCACCGGTTCGTGATGGACCCGGAAGCCGAGTTCTCCGGCGCCACCCCCGAGGCCGTACTGACCAGGATCCTGGCCGACGTCGCCGCCCCGCAGCAGCGCACCAACGCCTGA
- a CDS encoding transglutaminase-like domain-containing protein, producing the protein MSTAPGRSPQTRTRRKAAAPDSAFSNGQPLWHFLLDAGALVVLLGLGLLGFGLSFGGDPYYLLSGFGGIILGLAIGAANAHLRLGLLITTALAFAAYLVFGTWLAVPDSAIAGFVPTLDSLRILLLGVVFAWKDMLTVGVPVGTAGGVLIVPFLSSLVTALVAALLTWRLRSPYLPLLPVLVLFVTGIAFSTNAAFLTLERGVGLTVLGIAWATFRRDALRRNSTRRVAVNNPQTDSATTRRARIRRLGMAAGVIAVSVGITAVAAPLVSAGEDRKVLRNVVVPPFDPKDYITPLASFRTYVKDQKDDTLFVVKGLPRDGRVRLGALDAFNGTNYNMDPNSSGNFSKVGDAKSINTLADTSGVVPTKDYSIGINVEDYQGFFVPGGRKTTGISFDQSGSAAAAGLYFNPGTDTAVTTNGLSRGDSYTVQVSDPVKLEHGQLTQYDFARISLPAPLEVPPVVGSQANDLSADAPTAIDRVRQIEAHFQKTGAFSNGLVSEGQLPSVSGHGSARIRNLLTAKQMLGDDEQYAVAMSLMLRHLGIPSRVVMGFYPEPTSPENGAGEVKITGKDVHAWVEVAFERVGWVSFDPTPPKDNIPIPPDPENKSKPKPQVLQPPPPPQEPADLPPDSSPDALDADQKKNNPWLFWGALLGALGVAAIPLVVLGLPLLLIALLKARRRKSRFRDGHPAQRVGGGWNEVVSLATDLGAAVDTRSTRRESAAVLADAFPATQGTTTMLARRADASIFGAGEPTEDEVREYWTIVDGSLKEMTSGMGFWRRQQARFSPRSLLADARTAMNSGNGLRLRGGRLALPAVPAFIAARRRRAAGTVDAPVPGTEPQEPAAPGSSRQGSAGQGTDGPGSIQQGPGRQ; encoded by the coding sequence ATGAGTACCGCACCGGGCCGGTCCCCGCAAACCCGTACCCGCCGCAAAGCCGCCGCCCCGGATTCGGCGTTCTCCAACGGCCAGCCCCTGTGGCATTTCCTGCTCGACGCCGGAGCCCTGGTGGTCCTGCTGGGCCTGGGCCTGCTCGGTTTCGGCCTAAGCTTCGGCGGTGACCCGTACTACCTGCTGTCCGGGTTCGGCGGCATCATCCTGGGCCTTGCCATCGGCGCAGCCAATGCCCACCTGCGCCTGGGGCTGCTGATCACCACGGCCCTGGCCTTCGCCGCCTACCTGGTGTTCGGGACCTGGCTTGCCGTGCCGGACTCCGCCATCGCGGGGTTCGTCCCCACCCTGGACTCGCTGCGGATCCTGCTCCTGGGCGTCGTGTTTGCCTGGAAGGACATGCTCACGGTCGGCGTGCCGGTGGGAACTGCCGGCGGCGTGCTCATCGTCCCCTTCCTCAGCTCGCTGGTCACGGCACTCGTGGCCGCACTCCTGACCTGGCGGCTCCGCAGCCCATACCTGCCCCTCCTGCCGGTGCTGGTCCTGTTCGTCACCGGCATCGCCTTCAGCACCAACGCGGCGTTCCTGACCCTCGAACGTGGCGTCGGCTTGACCGTGCTCGGCATCGCGTGGGCAACCTTCCGCCGGGATGCCCTGCGGCGGAACAGCACCCGGAGGGTGGCCGTCAACAACCCGCAGACGGACAGCGCAACCACACGCCGGGCCAGGATCCGCCGGTTGGGAATGGCCGCCGGAGTGATCGCCGTCAGCGTGGGAATCACCGCCGTGGCCGCACCGCTGGTCAGTGCCGGCGAGGACCGCAAAGTCCTGCGGAACGTGGTGGTACCGCCGTTTGATCCCAAGGACTACATCACACCGCTGGCCAGTTTCCGGACCTACGTCAAGGACCAGAAGGACGACACCCTGTTCGTGGTCAAGGGGCTCCCGCGGGACGGGCGGGTGCGCCTCGGTGCCCTGGACGCCTTCAACGGCACCAACTACAACATGGACCCCAACAGCTCCGGGAACTTCAGCAAGGTGGGCGACGCCAAGTCCATCAACACGCTCGCCGACACCTCCGGGGTAGTGCCCACCAAGGACTACTCGATCGGCATCAATGTCGAGGACTACCAGGGCTTCTTCGTTCCCGGCGGCCGCAAGACCACCGGCATCAGCTTTGACCAGTCCGGCTCCGCCGCCGCCGCAGGCCTCTACTTCAACCCGGGAACGGACACCGCCGTCACCACCAACGGACTCTCCCGCGGCGACTCCTACACGGTGCAGGTCTCGGACCCGGTCAAACTCGAGCATGGCCAGTTGACGCAGTATGACTTCGCCAGGATCTCGCTTCCCGCACCTCTTGAAGTTCCGCCGGTAGTGGGTTCCCAGGCCAACGACCTGTCCGCCGATGCCCCCACCGCGATCGACCGGGTGCGCCAGATCGAGGCGCACTTCCAGAAGACGGGAGCCTTCAGTAACGGACTCGTGAGCGAGGGGCAGCTGCCCAGCGTTTCCGGCCACGGCTCCGCCCGGATCCGCAACCTGCTGACCGCCAAGCAGATGCTCGGTGACGACGAGCAGTACGCGGTGGCCATGTCCCTGATGCTCCGGCACCTGGGCATCCCATCCCGCGTGGTGATGGGTTTCTACCCTGAGCCCACCAGCCCGGAGAACGGCGCCGGCGAGGTGAAGATCACCGGAAAGGACGTCCACGCCTGGGTGGAGGTCGCATTTGAGCGGGTGGGCTGGGTCAGCTTTGATCCCACCCCGCCCAAGGACAACATCCCCATCCCGCCGGACCCCGAGAACAAGTCCAAGCCCAAGCCGCAGGTGCTGCAGCCGCCGCCCCCGCCGCAGGAGCCGGCAGACCTGCCGCCGGATTCCTCGCCGGACGCACTGGACGCGGACCAGAAGAAGAACAACCCGTGGCTGTTCTGGGGTGCCCTCCTGGGCGCGCTGGGCGTCGCCGCGATCCCGCTGGTGGTCCTGGGCCTGCCGCTGTTGCTGATTGCCCTGTTGAAGGCGCGACGGCGGAAGTCGCGTTTCCGCGACGGGCACCCGGCCCAGCGTGTGGGCGGAGGCTGGAACGAGGTGGTGAGCCTCGCGACCGACCTGGGTGCCGCCGTCGACACCCGCTCGACGCGGCGCGAAAGCGCTGCGGTCCTGGCCGACGCGTTCCCTGCAACCCAGGGGACTACCACCATGCTGGCGCGCCGGGCCGACGCCTCGATCTTCGGCGCCGGGGAGCCCACCGAGGACGAAGTCCGCGAGTACTGGACCATCGTTGATGGTTCGCTGAAGGAGATGACCTCCGGCATGGGGTTCTGGCGCCGGCAGCAGGCACGGTTCTCGCCCCGCTCGCTGCTCGCCGACGCCCGGACCGCCATGAACTCCGGCAACGGGCTGCGGCTGCGCGGCGGCCGCCTGGCGTTGCCGGCGGTACCCGCGTTCATTGCCGCGCGCCGCCGCCGTGCTGCCGGCACTGTTGACGCGCCGGTCCCGGGCACCGAACCGCAGGAACCCGCCGCGCCAGGCTCAAGCCGGCAAGGCTCGGCCGGGCAAGGCACAGATGGGCCAGGCTCAATCCAGCAAGGACCGGGCCGGCAGTGA
- a CDS encoding DUF58 domain-containing protein translates to MSDGTSSGTPLTRLAQRLQQPFHRSGRPTRLHPAAVWSEASTTALLAVAPAWRAVRGYWLKYAWPVLSVVSILGWSVLAAAILLWTTGQAFGWQEATAAAIAAFTMFVIAVAFILGRSSYGVVLDLARTRVAVGDSAVGSIAVSNTSARPLLPAALELPVGSTTAVFHLPRMKPGQVHEDLFTIPTARRAVIVVGPVRSVRADPLHLLRRQVLWTEPEDLFVHPRTVALAGSAAGFIRDLEGMPTTDLSSADVSFHALREYVPGDDRRHIHWKTTARTNKLMVRQFEETRRAHLAISLSINTDEFASENEFEMAISVAASIGRQAIREQRELDVLTQKGPLRCETGRNMLDDMTRIVGTPMRRTAVDLARTLADTVPNASVVFFVVGSNVTATQLRSAAASVPPGVRSLAVRVEAGAAPTRANIADLTVLTLGDLADLAIVLRKAAA, encoded by the coding sequence ATGTCGGACGGCACGTCCAGCGGCACCCCGTTGACCCGGCTCGCGCAGCGACTCCAGCAACCGTTCCACCGGAGCGGCCGCCCCACCCGCCTGCACCCCGCAGCAGTCTGGTCCGAGGCCAGTACCACGGCCCTGCTCGCCGTGGCACCCGCCTGGCGGGCGGTCCGCGGCTACTGGCTGAAGTACGCCTGGCCGGTACTTTCCGTGGTCAGCATCCTGGGCTGGTCCGTCCTGGCCGCCGCGATCCTGCTCTGGACCACCGGCCAGGCCTTTGGCTGGCAGGAAGCAACGGCTGCGGCTATCGCGGCATTCACCATGTTCGTGATCGCGGTGGCGTTCATCCTGGGCCGGTCCTCGTACGGAGTGGTGCTGGACCTCGCCCGCACCCGGGTGGCGGTGGGGGACAGCGCCGTCGGCAGCATTGCCGTCTCCAATACGTCCGCACGGCCGCTGCTGCCGGCCGCCTTGGAACTGCCGGTGGGCAGCACCACGGCCGTCTTCCACCTGCCCCGGATGAAGCCCGGCCAGGTCCATGAGGACCTGTTCACCATTCCCACGGCGCGGCGCGCCGTCATCGTGGTGGGGCCGGTCCGCTCAGTGCGGGCCGACCCCCTGCACCTGCTCCGCCGCCAGGTCCTCTGGACCGAGCCGGAGGACCTCTTCGTCCACCCCCGGACCGTGGCCCTGGCCGGTTCCGCCGCCGGCTTCATCCGCGACCTCGAAGGCATGCCAACCACGGACCTCTCCAGCGCCGACGTCTCCTTCCACGCCCTGCGCGAATACGTGCCGGGCGACGACCGCAGGCACATCCACTGGAAGACCACAGCCCGGACCAACAAACTGATGGTGCGCCAGTTCGAAGAAACCCGCCGCGCCCACCTGGCTATCTCGCTGTCCATCAACACCGACGAATTCGCCTCCGAAAACGAGTTCGAGATGGCCATTTCGGTGGCTGCCTCCATCGGCAGGCAGGCAATCCGCGAACAGCGTGAACTGGATGTGCTCACACAAAAAGGCCCGCTCCGCTGCGAAACCGGCCGCAACATGCTCGATGACATGACCCGGATCGTCGGCACCCCGATGCGCCGCACCGCCGTCGACCTCGCCAGGACCCTGGCTGACACCGTGCCCAACGCCTCCGTGGTCTTCTTCGTGGTGGGCAGCAACGTGACCGCCACCCAGCTCCGCTCGGCTGCCGCCTCCGTCCCGCCCGGCGTGCGCAGCCTCGCGGTGCGGGTGGAAGCCGGTGCAGCGCCCACCAGGGCCAACATCGCAGACCTTACTGTCCTGACGCTCGGCGACCTGGCCGACCTTGCCATCGTGCTGAGAAAGGCCGCCGCATGA